A genomic segment from Azospirillum sp. TSH58 encodes:
- the lldP gene encoding L-lactate permease yields MQPWTQVYDPAGNLWLSALVAALPIIFFFIALTVLRLKGHIAGTITVAISLAVAILFYKMPVGMALASAGYGFLYGLWPIAWIIVAAVFLYKITVKTGQFEIIRSSVVSITEDQRLQMLMVGFSFGAFLEGAAGFGAPVAITAALLVGLGFNPLYAAGLCLIANTAPVAFGAMGIPIIVAGQVTSLDPFKIGAMAGRQLPLLSVFVPFWIIMIMDGWKGVRETWPAILVAGGTFAVTQYFTANFIGPELPDITSALVSLVSITVFLKFWKPKAIFRFPNSPLPAGPVPQSVGAMASSEFNAQRGYSAGEIAKAWSPFLILTVIVTIWSLKPFKALFAKGGALADTVLYFPIAGLDKLVLKAAPIVASPKPIDAVYKLDLLAATGTAILISAIITMVMLKMRPADGVKTFVETVSELKRPIYSIGMVLAFAFIANYSGLSSTLALLLAGTGFLFPFFSPILGWLGVFLTGSDTSSNALFCGLQATTAQQVGVSDVLMVAANTTGGVTGKMISPQSIAVACAAVGLVGRESELFRFTVKHSLFFVAIIGVITMIQAYILPWMIP; encoded by the coding sequence ATGCAGCCCTGGACACAAGTCTACGATCCCGCGGGTAACCTTTGGCTTTCGGCACTTGTGGCCGCGTTGCCGATCATTTTCTTCTTCATCGCGCTGACCGTTCTGCGCTTGAAGGGCCACATCGCGGGCACCATCACCGTCGCCATCTCGCTGGCCGTCGCCATCCTGTTCTACAAGATGCCGGTCGGCATGGCGCTGGCGTCCGCCGGATACGGCTTCCTCTACGGCCTGTGGCCCATCGCCTGGATCATCGTGGCCGCCGTGTTCCTCTACAAGATCACGGTCAAGACCGGCCAGTTCGAGATCATCCGCTCATCGGTGGTGTCGATCACCGAGGACCAGCGGCTTCAGATGCTGATGGTCGGCTTCTCCTTCGGCGCCTTCCTGGAAGGTGCGGCGGGCTTCGGCGCGCCGGTCGCCATCACCGCGGCGCTGCTGGTCGGGCTGGGCTTCAACCCGCTCTACGCCGCCGGTCTCTGCCTGATCGCCAACACCGCCCCGGTGGCCTTCGGCGCCATGGGCATTCCGATCATCGTCGCCGGTCAGGTGACCTCGCTCGACCCGTTCAAGATCGGCGCCATGGCCGGCCGCCAGCTTCCGCTGCTGTCCGTCTTCGTGCCCTTCTGGATCATCATGATCATGGACGGCTGGAAGGGCGTGCGCGAGACCTGGCCCGCCATCCTGGTCGCCGGCGGCACCTTCGCCGTCACCCAGTATTTCACCGCCAACTTCATCGGGCCTGAGCTGCCGGACATCACCTCCGCGCTGGTCAGCCTCGTCAGCATCACCGTCTTCCTGAAGTTCTGGAAGCCGAAGGCGATCTTCCGCTTCCCCAACTCCCCGCTGCCCGCCGGCCCGGTGCCGCAGTCGGTCGGCGCCATGGCGTCGAGCGAGTTCAACGCCCAGCGCGGCTACAGCGCCGGCGAGATCGCCAAGGCCTGGTCGCCCTTCCTGATCCTGACCGTGATCGTCACGATCTGGAGCCTGAAGCCCTTCAAGGCCCTGTTCGCCAAGGGCGGCGCGCTGGCCGACACCGTGCTGTACTTCCCGATCGCCGGGCTGGACAAGCTGGTGCTGAAGGCCGCCCCGATCGTCGCCTCGCCGAAGCCCATCGACGCCGTCTACAAGCTCGATCTGCTGGCGGCCACCGGCACGGCCATCCTGATCTCCGCGATCATCACGATGGTCATGCTGAAGATGCGCCCGGCCGATGGCGTCAAGACCTTCGTCGAGACGGTCAGCGAGCTGAAGCGCCCGATCTACTCGATCGGCATGGTCCTGGCCTTCGCCTTCATCGCCAACTACTCGGGCCTGTCCTCGACCCTGGCGCTGCTGCTGGCCGGCACGGGCTTCCTGTTCCCGTTCTTCTCGCCGATCCTGGGCTGGCTGGGCGTGTTCCTGACCGGGTCCGACACGTCGAGCAACGCGCTGTTCTGCGGCCTGCAGGCCACCACGGCGCAGCAGGTGGGCGTATCCGACGTGCTGATGGTCGCGGCCAACACCACGGGCGGCGTCACCGGCAAGATGATCTCCCCGCAGTCGATCGCCGTGGCCTGCGCCGCGGTGGGTCTGGTCGGCCGCGAGTCCGAGCTGTTCCGCTTCACCGTGAAGCACAGCCTGTTCTTCGTCGCGATCATCGGTGTCATCACCATGATCCAGGCCTACATCCTGCCCTGGATGATCCCGTAA
- a CDS encoding FCD domain-containing protein, which yields MIKPAKLADAIAEHLETLIREGVLRPGEKLLPERDLALKLDVSRPSLRDALEKLEERGLLVSGRNGTHIAQFLAPIAAPLAALLQSDPDAPFHYLEFRTSIEAAAAKLAAQRATDLDRDAIRALAQRMRDAHGKDDPSEEADVDAQLHLAFYEAAHNTVMLHIMGALSEMLRNDVFYNRDRLYTRPGVRDLLLEQHLAIVDAVLAGDAEAAHAAAEAHVMFTLHTLREIREDDTRLEASLRRIGRTDLIETAERA from the coding sequence ATGATCAAGCCGGCCAAATTGGCGGACGCCATCGCGGAGCATCTGGAGACGCTGATCCGGGAGGGCGTGCTGCGTCCGGGGGAGAAGCTGCTGCCGGAACGCGATCTGGCGCTGAAGCTGGACGTCTCGCGCCCGTCGCTGCGCGACGCCCTGGAGAAGCTGGAGGAGCGCGGGCTGCTCGTCTCCGGGCGCAACGGCACGCACATCGCGCAGTTCCTCGCGCCCATCGCCGCCCCGCTGGCGGCGCTGCTGCAATCCGATCCGGACGCGCCCTTCCATTATCTGGAGTTCCGCACCTCCATCGAGGCCGCCGCCGCCAAGCTGGCCGCGCAGCGGGCGACCGACCTCGACCGCGACGCGATCCGCGCCCTGGCCCAGCGCATGCGCGACGCCCACGGCAAGGACGACCCGTCGGAAGAGGCCGACGTGGACGCCCAGCTTCACCTCGCCTTCTACGAGGCGGCGCACAACACGGTGATGCTGCACATCATGGGGGCGCTGTCGGAGATGCTGCGCAACGACGTGTTCTACAACCGCGACCGGCTCTACACCCGGCCGGGCGTGCGCGACCTGCTGCTGGAGCAGCATCTGGCCATCGTCGACGCGGTGCTGGCCGGCGACGCCGAGGCCGCCCATGCGGCGGCGGAGGCGCATGTGATGTTCACGCTGCACACCCTGCGTGAAATCCGCGAGGACGACACGCGGCTGGAGGCCTCCCTGCGCCGCATCGGGCGGACCGACCTGATCGAAACCGCCGAGCGGGCCTGA
- a CDS encoding cytochrome c oxidase assembly protein, producing the protein MPAATSFAETPLSATLPSIIPYCGAPPVPDGLWSAWNGDPVLLSVFALAAAGYAVVVRRHGAGMARHQPWCFAAGWLVLFTAFVSPLCNLTSALFSARVVQHLLTIQVAAPLLVLSWPMGAVRWPGWARTLASPLAVPEIAWGLFGLFLWVWHLPGPYMAALRFDAVLWVMHASLLVGAVAAWRTVLAPDDAAMRGRGLLSAFGTSVHLAILAALLIFAPQPLFVYHLDKTAPWGLSALADQQLGGLIMGVVGAAVYVAVNLYALARWLMVPESQRS; encoded by the coding sequence GTGCCCGCCGCAACGTCATTCGCCGAAACGCCGCTCTCCGCGACGCTGCCGTCCATCATTCCCTATTGCGGCGCCCCGCCGGTGCCGGACGGGCTCTGGAGCGCGTGGAACGGCGACCCGGTCCTGCTGTCCGTCTTCGCCCTGGCCGCCGCGGGATACGCGGTGGTGGTGCGGCGGCATGGGGCGGGGATGGCGCGGCACCAGCCCTGGTGCTTCGCCGCCGGGTGGCTGGTTCTGTTCACCGCCTTCGTCTCGCCGCTGTGCAACCTGACCTCCGCCCTGTTCTCGGCGCGGGTGGTCCAGCATCTCCTGACCATCCAGGTGGCGGCGCCCCTGCTGGTCCTGTCCTGGCCGATGGGCGCGGTGCGCTGGCCCGGCTGGGCGCGGACCCTGGCGTCGCCGCTGGCCGTTCCGGAGATCGCCTGGGGGCTGTTCGGGCTGTTCCTCTGGGTGTGGCACCTGCCGGGACCCTACATGGCGGCGCTGCGCTTCGACGCGGTGCTGTGGGTCATGCACGCCAGCCTGCTCGTCGGCGCGGTCGCCGCGTGGCGGACCGTGCTGGCTCCGGATGATGCGGCGATGCGGGGGAGGGGGCTGCTGTCGGCCTTCGGCACCTCCGTCCATCTCGCCATCCTGGCGGCGCTGCTGATCTTCGCCCCGCAGCCGCTGTTCGTCTACCATCTGGACAAGACGGCGCCCTGGGGCCTGTCCGCCCTGGCCGACCAGCAGCTCGGCGGCCTGATCATGGGGGTGGTCGGGGCGGCGGTCTATGTGGCCGTCAACCTCTACGCCCTGGCGCGCTGGCTGATGGTGCCCGAAAGCCAGCGCTCATGA
- a CDS encoding bifunctional 2-polyprenyl-6-hydroxyphenol methylase/3-demethylubiquinol 3-O-methyltransferase UbiG has protein sequence MQGNNGYGENAEALTEQYESVAFADVHRDVLHLFPTRPSRILDIGAGTGRDAAALSVLGHDVTAVEPTVELRSAGTRIHAATPIRWIDDSLPELAVVRSQGGRYDVVLLTAVWMHLDEAQRGIAMPHIAALLNPNGRIVMSLRHGPVPAGRTMYDVSAAETIDLAASVGLRCIHRNHREDMLGRGDVSWSFVGLEAH, from the coding sequence ATGCAGGGAAACAACGGGTACGGCGAGAATGCCGAAGCCCTCACGGAGCAGTATGAGAGCGTCGCGTTCGCCGATGTGCACCGCGATGTGCTCCACCTCTTCCCCACCCGACCGAGCCGCATCCTGGACATCGGCGCGGGCACGGGGCGGGATGCGGCCGCCCTGTCGGTGCTCGGTCACGATGTGACCGCCGTCGAACCGACCGTGGAGCTGCGCAGCGCGGGAACACGCATCCATGCCGCGACGCCGATCCGGTGGATCGACGACAGCCTGCCGGAGCTGGCCGTGGTGAGGAGCCAGGGCGGGCGCTACGACGTCGTGTTGCTCACCGCGGTGTGGATGCACCTCGACGAAGCCCAGCGCGGCATCGCGATGCCCCACATCGCGGCCCTTCTGAATCCGAACGGCCGGATCGTCATGTCCTTGCGGCACGGCCCGGTGCCGGCGGGGCGGACGATGTACGATGTCTCGGCTGCCGAAACCATCGACCTCGCCGCGTCCGTCGGCCTCCGGTGCATCCACCGGAATCACCGTGAGGATATGCTCGGCCGCGGCGACGTGTCCTGGAGCTTCGTCGGATTGGAAGCCCACTGA
- the clpB gene encoding ATP-dependent chaperone ClpB: MDFGLFTDRARGVIQAAQLAALAGRHQQLVPEHLVKALVEDADGVPAKLIRDAGGDPELLKTAAEETLNRQTRVEGEGPHPIFMSPALAGVLQNAVETARGAGDKFVSPERLLESLAAQGGSTRALFHRAGVDPAVLVEGVESLSRNRPADRQEDSQMGEALAKYARDLTEEARQGRLDPVIGRDDEIRRTIQVLARRTKNNPVLIGEPGVGKTAVVEGLAQRLASGDVPEGLKDRRVLALDLTALLAGAKFRGDFEERLKAVLSEVQQAAGRIILFIDELHSLIGAGRTDGAMDAANMLKPALARGELRCVGATTPDEYRKYIEKDAALARRFQPVNVDEPSDEDAVSILRGIKGKYEVHHGVRIADAAVVAAVQLSARYIADRRLPDKAIDLVDEAASRLRMAIDSKPEALDAVGRRVAQLKIEREALKSEPDAASQERLHKLEAELAVDEAKLTAMEEEWRVGQSRRTEGRRLKEELDQARTKLEHAQRDGDWAKAGELAYGVVPDLEKRLAEAESRANAEREEVTAKDIAAVVTRWTGIPVDRMLDSERQRLKGMEDRLAERVVGQAEAVRAVSKAVRRARAGLKDPNRPTGSFLFLGPTGVGKTELAKALAAFLFDDETAVTRVDMSEYMEKHSVARMIGSPPGYVGYDDGGTLAEKIRRRPYQVVLLDEVEKAHPDVLNVLLQALDDGRLTDGQGRTADFRHAILIMTSNLGADALTALGEDDSLEGARVEVMDAVRRAFRPEFLNRLDDVLIFRRLGREQMAHIVDIQLARVADRLAERGLSLTADDAARARLADLGWDPAFGARPLKRAVQNLVEDPIAERLLDGEVDERSTLHLSARDGRLTLDGVPVEEDRATGFKAPERPPLGFALTGSGGGRSSAAVH; this comes from the coding sequence ATGGACTTCGGTCTGTTCACCGACCGTGCGCGCGGCGTCATCCAGGCTGCGCAACTGGCGGCTCTCGCCGGACGCCACCAACAACTCGTCCCCGAACATCTCGTGAAGGCCCTGGTCGAGGACGCCGATGGCGTGCCCGCCAAGCTGATCCGCGATGCGGGCGGCGATCCCGAGCTTCTGAAGACCGCCGCCGAGGAGACCCTGAACCGCCAGACCCGTGTCGAGGGCGAAGGGCCGCACCCGATCTTCATGTCCCCGGCGCTTGCCGGCGTGCTCCAGAATGCCGTCGAAACCGCGCGGGGCGCCGGCGACAAGTTCGTCTCCCCCGAACGGCTTCTCGAATCGCTGGCCGCCCAGGGCGGCAGCACGCGCGCGCTGTTCCACCGCGCCGGCGTCGACCCCGCGGTGCTGGTCGAGGGCGTCGAGTCGCTGAGCCGGAACCGCCCCGCCGACCGGCAGGAGGATTCGCAGATGGGCGAGGCGCTCGCCAAATACGCCCGCGACCTGACGGAAGAAGCGCGCCAGGGCCGGCTCGACCCGGTGATCGGGCGCGACGACGAGATCCGGCGGACCATCCAGGTCCTGGCCCGGCGCACCAAGAACAACCCCGTCCTGATCGGCGAGCCCGGCGTGGGCAAGACCGCCGTGGTGGAGGGGCTGGCCCAGCGGCTGGCTTCCGGCGACGTGCCGGAGGGGCTGAAGGACCGGCGCGTGCTCGCGCTCGACCTCACCGCCCTGCTGGCCGGCGCCAAGTTCCGCGGCGACTTCGAGGAGCGGCTGAAGGCCGTCCTTTCGGAGGTGCAGCAGGCGGCGGGCCGCATCATCCTGTTCATCGACGAGCTGCACTCGCTGATCGGCGCCGGCCGCACGGACGGCGCGATGGACGCCGCCAACATGCTGAAGCCCGCGCTGGCGCGCGGCGAGCTGCGCTGCGTCGGCGCCACCACCCCGGACGAGTACCGCAAGTACATCGAGAAGGACGCGGCGCTGGCCCGCCGCTTCCAGCCGGTGAACGTCGACGAGCCGTCCGACGAGGACGCCGTGTCGATCCTGCGCGGCATCAAGGGCAAGTACGAGGTGCACCATGGCGTGCGCATCGCCGACGCGGCGGTGGTCGCGGCGGTGCAGCTCTCCGCCCGCTACATCGCCGACCGCCGCCTGCCCGACAAGGCCATCGACCTCGTGGACGAGGCGGCCAGCCGCCTGCGCATGGCCATCGACAGCAAGCCGGAGGCGCTGGACGCCGTCGGCCGCCGCGTCGCCCAGCTGAAGATCGAGCGCGAGGCCCTGAAGTCCGAGCCGGACGCCGCGTCCCAGGAACGGCTGCACAAGCTGGAGGCCGAACTCGCGGTGGACGAGGCGAAGCTGACCGCCATGGAAGAGGAATGGCGCGTCGGCCAGTCCCGCCGCACCGAGGGCCGCCGCCTGAAGGAGGAGCTGGACCAGGCCCGCACCAAGCTGGAGCACGCGCAGCGCGACGGCGACTGGGCGAAGGCCGGCGAGTTGGCCTACGGCGTCGTTCCCGACCTGGAGAAGCGTCTGGCCGAGGCCGAATCCCGCGCCAACGCGGAGCGGGAGGAGGTGACGGCGAAGGACATCGCCGCCGTGGTCACCCGCTGGACCGGCATCCCGGTGGACCGCATGCTGGACAGCGAGCGGCAGCGGCTGAAGGGCATGGAGGACCGGCTGGCCGAGCGCGTCGTCGGTCAGGCGGAGGCGGTGCGCGCCGTGTCGAAGGCGGTGCGCCGGGCGCGGGCCGGGTTGAAGGACCCGAACCGTCCCACCGGCTCCTTCCTGTTCCTGGGGCCGACCGGCGTCGGCAAGACGGAGCTGGCCAAGGCGCTGGCCGCCTTCCTGTTCGACGACGAGACCGCGGTCACCCGCGTCGACATGTCGGAGTATATGGAGAAGCACTCCGTCGCCCGCATGATCGGCTCGCCTCCGGGCTATGTCGGGTATGACGACGGCGGCACGCTGGCCGAGAAGATCCGGCGCCGGCCCTATCAGGTCGTCCTGCTGGACGAGGTGGAGAAGGCCCACCCGGACGTGCTGAACGTGCTGCTCCAGGCGCTCGACGACGGGCGGCTGACCGATGGGCAGGGTCGCACGGCGGACTTCCGCCACGCGATCCTGATCATGACGTCGAACCTGGGGGCGGACGCCCTGACGGCGCTCGGCGAGGACGACAGCCTGGAGGGCGCGCGGGTCGAAGTCATGGACGCGGTGCGCCGCGCCTTCCGGCCGGAGTTCCTGAACCGGCTGGACGACGTGCTGATCTTCCGCCGGCTGGGGCGCGAGCAGATGGCCCACATCGTGGACATCCAGCTTGCCCGCGTCGCGGACCGTCTGGCGGAGCGCGGCCTGTCGCTGACCGCCGACGACGCGGCCCGCGCCCGTCTGGCCGACCTCGGCTGGGACCCGGCCTTCGGCGCCCGTCCGCTGAAGCGGGCGGTGCAGAATCTGGTGGAGGATCCCATCGCCGAGCGGCTGCTCGATGGCGAGGTGGACGAACGCTCGACTCTGCACCTGTCGGCGCGGGACGGCCGGCTGACGCTGGACGGCGTTCCCGTCGAAGAGGACCGCGCCACCGGCTTCAAGGCACCGGAGCGCCCGCCCCTGGGCTTCGCCCTGACCGGCAGCGGTGGCGGACGCAGCAGCGCCGCCGTCCACTGA
- a CDS encoding IclR family transcriptional regulator, whose amino-acid sequence MAGIGANPLDAQASPEKPQASGTQTLMRGLALLECVAAGIGDVKGIAARLGTPRSTTHRMLNSLTQDGYLHHVPYKGYLLGPKLIALGMRALEQRPLVAIARPHIEELARQTGDTVHLGVVEGAEVFYLDKIPNTRGLEMRSRIGLRMPLASTGLGKALLLGLPRERWSELYEHALRLTAAAPERPPLAPWPEFESRLAAYVDRGWSFDLEENEIGIRCVGAPIRDVRNQVVAAISVASAVPYMPDERMEELGPVVRAVADAISKDLGWKRDERASGHR is encoded by the coding sequence ATGGCCGGCATCGGAGCAAATCCGCTCGATGCACAAGCGTCGCCGGAGAAGCCGCAGGCCTCCGGAACCCAGACGCTGATGCGCGGCCTCGCCCTCCTGGAATGCGTGGCGGCGGGCATCGGTGACGTGAAGGGCATCGCCGCCCGGCTGGGCACGCCGCGCAGCACCACGCACCGGATGCTCAACAGCCTGACCCAGGACGGCTATCTGCATCACGTGCCCTACAAGGGCTATCTGCTGGGGCCGAAGCTGATCGCGCTCGGCATGCGCGCGCTGGAGCAGCGCCCGCTGGTCGCCATCGCCCGCCCGCACATCGAGGAGCTGGCCCGCCAGACCGGCGACACCGTCCATCTCGGCGTCGTCGAGGGGGCGGAGGTCTTCTATCTCGACAAGATTCCGAACACGCGCGGGCTGGAGATGCGGTCGCGCATCGGCCTGCGCATGCCTCTGGCCTCCACGGGGCTGGGCAAGGCGCTTCTCCTCGGCCTGCCGCGCGAGCGCTGGTCCGAGCTTTACGAGCACGCGCTCCGCCTGACCGCGGCGGCGCCGGAACGGCCCCCGCTGGCGCCCTGGCCGGAGTTCGAATCCCGGCTGGCCGCCTATGTGGATCGCGGCTGGTCCTTCGATCTTGAGGAAAACGAAATCGGCATCCGCTGCGTCGGCGCGCCGATCCGTGACGTCCGCAATCAGGTGGTCGCCGCCATCAGCGTGGCGAGCGCCGTGCCGTACATGCCGGACGAACGGATGGAGGAGCTTGGGCCCGTGGTCCGGGCGGTCGCCGACGCGATTTCAAAGGATTTGGGATGGAAACGGGACGAAAGGGCGTCGGGGCATCGCTGA
- a CDS encoding 2-dehydro-3-deoxygalactonokinase produces METGRKGVGASLIALDWGTSSLRGFLMGGDGRVLDQRANAHGIQNLPMPGIAGFEQAFTDLCGGWLAAHPGLPVVAGGMVGSAQGWREAPYVRCPADTTTLASQAIPVESASGSRILIAPGVLYDPPSGPPDILRGEEIQIAGVLADRPDWGRDACMVLPGTHSKWVEIVGGRMIRFSTYMTGETFAVLCKHSILGRLMPADAAPAEAESDAAFAEGVRAAQASGPGDFTHQIFAARTLGITRRMPAELLKDYLSGLLIGHELVSGLGHMRNELHEGRPLLLIGEGALCRRYVRGLELLGVEPTDRLENTAPRGLFQFAVAAGLIAPAGE; encoded by the coding sequence ATGGAAACGGGACGAAAGGGCGTCGGGGCATCGCTGATCGCCCTCGACTGGGGAACGTCGAGCCTGCGCGGCTTCCTGATGGGCGGCGACGGGCGGGTGCTGGACCAGCGCGCCAACGCGCACGGCATCCAGAACCTGCCGATGCCGGGCATCGCCGGCTTCGAGCAGGCCTTCACCGACCTGTGCGGCGGCTGGCTGGCCGCGCATCCGGGCCTGCCGGTCGTGGCCGGCGGCATGGTCGGCAGCGCCCAGGGCTGGCGCGAGGCCCCCTACGTCCGCTGCCCCGCCGACACGACCACCCTGGCCTCGCAGGCCATTCCGGTGGAAAGCGCGTCGGGCTCCCGCATCCTGATCGCGCCCGGCGTCCTCTACGACCCGCCGAGCGGCCCGCCGGACATCCTGCGCGGCGAGGAGATCCAGATCGCCGGCGTGCTGGCCGACCGCCCCGACTGGGGCCGCGACGCCTGCATGGTGCTGCCGGGCACCCATTCCAAATGGGTGGAGATCGTGGGCGGTCGCATGATCCGCTTCTCCACCTACATGACCGGCGAGACCTTCGCCGTGCTGTGCAAGCACTCGATCCTCGGCCGGCTGATGCCGGCGGACGCCGCCCCGGCGGAGGCCGAGTCCGACGCCGCCTTCGCCGAAGGCGTGCGGGCGGCGCAGGCCAGCGGGCCGGGCGACTTCACGCACCAGATCTTCGCCGCGCGCACGCTCGGCATCACCCGCCGCATGCCGGCGGAGCTTCTGAAGGATTACCTGTCCGGCCTGCTGATCGGCCACGAGCTGGTCTCCGGCCTCGGCCACATGCGCAACGAGCTGCATGAGGGCCGTCCGCTGCTGCTGATCGGCGAGGGCGCGCTCTGCCGCCGCTACGTGCGCGGCCTGGAGTTGCTGGGCGTCGAGCCCACCGACCGTCTTGAGAACACCGCCCCGCGTGGGCTTTTCCAGTTCGCCGTTGCCGCCGGCCTGATCGCGCCGGCGGGGGAGTGA
- a CDS encoding 2-dehydro-3-deoxy-6-phosphogalactonate aldolase → MSATIVSDESLKARFDAAFSALPLVAILRGLAPAEAEGVAQTLYNSGFRMIEVPLNSPDPFDSIAAVRRLLPRDALVGAGTVLAVEQVARLKEIGADLIVMPHADTAVIRAAKAAGLVSLPGIVTPTEAFAALSAGADALKIFPAELVGPRIIKAMRAILPAGTRLLPVGGIAPDTMAPFLEAGVAGFGLGSALYAPGLTAAEVGVRADAFVAAWRRLNPR, encoded by the coding sequence ATGTCCGCAACGATTGTGTCCGATGAATCGCTGAAGGCCCGCTTCGACGCCGCCTTTTCCGCCCTGCCGCTGGTCGCCATCCTGCGCGGCCTGGCCCCCGCGGAGGCGGAGGGCGTCGCGCAGACGCTTTATAACAGCGGCTTCCGCATGATCGAGGTGCCGCTGAACTCGCCCGATCCGTTCGACAGCATCGCCGCCGTCCGCCGGCTGCTGCCGCGCGACGCGCTGGTCGGCGCCGGCACGGTCCTGGCGGTGGAGCAGGTGGCCCGGCTCAAGGAGATCGGCGCCGACCTGATCGTCATGCCGCACGCCGACACGGCGGTGATCCGCGCCGCCAAGGCCGCGGGGCTGGTCAGCCTGCCCGGAATCGTCACTCCGACGGAAGCTTTCGCAGCGCTGTCAGCCGGGGCCGACGCCCTGAAGATCTTCCCGGCGGAGCTGGTCGGCCCACGCATCATCAAGGCGATGCGCGCGATCCTGCCCGCCGGCACCCGCCTGTTGCCCGTGGGCGGCATCGCCCCGGACACCATGGCGCCGTTCCTGGAGGCCGGCGTGGCCGGCTTCGGGCTGGGGTCCGCGCTCTACGCGCCGGGCCTGACCGCCGCCGAGGTCGGCGTCCGGGCGGACGCCTTCGTCGCCGCGTGGCGGCGCCTCAACCCGCGCTGA
- a CDS encoding tripartite tricarboxylate transporter substrate binding protein has protein sequence MKGYRFLTGAVVGALTSATMMVAAQAAGYPTKPIELTVPYAAGGGTDLVARAYADAAKKHLPQSMGVVNKTGGAGAVGLTEIMAARADGYRIGMGTVELTMLPHMGIARFTADDFTPIARLNAEPSAITVNVDSPFKTFEDFLANAKANPGKVRIGNSGTGAIWHLAAAALQEKTGASFSHIPYDGANPAVTALLGNHIEAVSVSPAEVVNHVAAGKLRILAVMGDERSAAFPEVPTVKEKGIDLSVYTWRGIVVPKKTPQAVVETLREASKATANEPAFKETLTKMNLTLAYADGPEFGEMIKKDNAFFKDLMTKLGMAK, from the coding sequence ATGAAGGGCTATCGTTTCCTCACCGGCGCCGTCGTCGGCGCGCTGACCTCCGCCACGATGATGGTTGCCGCGCAGGCCGCCGGCTACCCGACCAAGCCGATCGAGCTGACCGTTCCGTACGCCGCCGGCGGCGGCACCGATCTGGTGGCCCGCGCCTACGCCGACGCCGCCAAGAAGCACCTGCCCCAGTCGATGGGCGTGGTGAACAAGACCGGCGGCGCCGGCGCCGTCGGCCTGACCGAGATCATGGCCGCCCGCGCGGACGGCTACCGCATCGGCATGGGCACGGTCGAACTCACCATGCTGCCGCACATGGGCATCGCCCGCTTCACCGCGGACGACTTCACCCCGATCGCCCGCCTGAACGCCGAGCCGAGCGCCATCACGGTGAACGTCGACTCGCCCTTCAAGACCTTCGAGGACTTCCTGGCGAACGCCAAGGCCAACCCGGGCAAGGTGCGCATCGGCAACTCCGGCACCGGCGCCATCTGGCACCTCGCCGCGGCGGCGCTCCAGGAGAAGACGGGCGCCAGCTTCAGCCACATCCCCTATGACGGCGCCAACCCGGCGGTGACCGCCCTGCTCGGCAACCACATCGAGGCGGTGAGCGTCAGCCCGGCCGAGGTGGTGAACCACGTCGCCGCCGGCAAGCTGCGCATCCTGGCCGTCATGGGCGACGAGCGTTCGGCGGCCTTCCCGGAAGTCCCGACCGTGAAGGAAAAGGGCATCGACCTGTCGGTCTACACCTGGCGCGGCATCGTCGTTCCGAAGAAGACCCCGCAGGCCGTCGTCGAGACGCTGCGCGAGGCTTCCAAGGCGACCGCCAACGAGCCGGCCTTCAAGGAGACCCTCACCAAGATGAACCTGACCCTGGCCTATGCCGACGGTCCCGAGTTCGGTGAGATGATCAAGAAGGACAACGCCTTCTTCAAGGATCTGATGACCAAGCTCGGAATGGCGAAGTAA
- a CDS encoding tripartite tricarboxylate transporter TctB family protein: MSHSSGGTPGSGTPRSADLFAGAVVAAVAVAAIVVSGGFPTMAGLDTDVGPARFPIIYAGALIVLSAILVIGRLLPKRGAQAQAAPAEPPAPAEAFRFHRVAIGVVATAVYIYMLSLIGYLPTTVVFLIGMMRLMGMRSWVRAPIIAVAVTAFLYLVFLYALQIPLPDGSLFETGEF; encoded by the coding sequence ATGAGCCATTCCTCTGGTGGGACTCCGGGGTCGGGAACGCCGCGTTCGGCCGACCTCTTCGCCGGCGCCGTGGTCGCCGCCGTCGCCGTCGCGGCCATCGTCGTGTCGGGCGGTTTTCCGACGATGGCCGGCCTCGACACCGATGTCGGACCAGCCCGTTTTCCGATCATTTACGCGGGTGCGCTGATCGTCCTGAGCGCGATCCTGGTCATCGGCCGGCTGCTGCCCAAGCGCGGCGCCCAGGCCCAGGCCGCCCCCGCCGAGCCGCCGGCCCCCGCCGAGGCGTTCCGGTTCCACCGGGTGGCCATCGGCGTGGTCGCGACCGCCGTCTACATCTACATGCTGTCGCTGATCGGCTACCTGCCCACGACGGTGGTGTTCCTCATCGGCATGATGCGGCTCATGGGCATGCGCAGCTGGGTGCGTGCGCCGATCATCGCGGTCGCGGTCACGGCCTTCCTGTATCTCGTGTTCCTGTACGCCCTGCAGATCCCGCTGCCGGACGGAAGCCTGTTCGAAACGGGCGAGTTCTAG